One stretch of Streptococcus australis DNA includes these proteins:
- the yycF gene encoding response regulator YycF, producing the protein MKKILVVDDEKPISDIIKFNMTKEGYEVVTAFNGREAIELFEAEQPDIIILDLMLPEIDGLEVAKTIRKTSSVPIIMLSAKDSEFDKVIGLELGADDYVTKPFSNRELQARVKALLRRTDLASVDSQESDEKKSQPLQIGDLEILPDAYVAKKYGEELELTHREFELLYHLASHIGQVITREHLLETVWGYDYFGDVRTVDVTIRRLREKIEDTPSRPEYILTRRGVGYYMRNND; encoded by the coding sequence ATGAAAAAAATATTAGTTGTAGATGATGAGAAACCAATCTCAGATATTATTAAGTTCAATATGACCAAGGAAGGCTATGAGGTTGTAACAGCCTTTAACGGTAGAGAAGCCATCGAGCTATTTGAGGCGGAGCAACCTGATATTATTATTCTAGATTTGATGCTTCCTGAGATCGATGGTTTAGAAGTTGCTAAGACCATTCGTAAGACTAGCAGTGTGCCTATCATTATGCTCTCAGCCAAGGATAGTGAGTTTGACAAGGTTATTGGTTTGGAGTTAGGTGCAGATGATTATGTCACAAAGCCCTTCTCAAACCGTGAATTGCAGGCGCGTGTGAAGGCTTTACTCCGTCGTACAGACCTCGCTTCAGTGGATAGTCAAGAGTCTGATGAAAAGAAATCCCAACCTTTACAAATTGGCGATTTGGAAATTCTGCCGGACGCTTACGTAGCCAAAAAATATGGTGAGGAATTAGAGTTGACTCACCGTGAATTTGAACTTTTGTACCACTTGGCCTCTCATATTGGTCAAGTCATTACGCGTGAGCACTTGCTTGAAACTGTCTGGGGTTATGACTATTTTGGTGATGTTCGTACAGTGGACGTGACCATCCGACGTTTGCGTGAAAAAATCGAAGACACACCAAGCCGTCCAGAATACATCCTCACACGTCGTGGTGTTGGGTACTATATGAGAAATAATGATTGA
- a CDS encoding DEAD/DEAH box helicase family protein → MMVKIKTSKKIHPKIYAYTTPTVTSNEGWIKIGYTERDVTQRIKEQTHTAHIDTDVLWTGDAAYTEEPDKGKTFKDHDFHHFLSFHDVERRPKTEWFYFNGTPEKSKTLFDKFVQHDLSGYQPGKGQDYTLRQEQEEAVSKTLAYFKNHLGGKFLWNAKPRFGKTLSTYDLARRMDAVNVLIVTNRPAIANSWYDDFEKFIAGQTTYKFVSETDSLKNRPTLSRKEFVGILDDDVRQLAFISLQDLKGSAYLGGEHNKLKWVTDLHWDLLVIDEAHEGVATFKTDQAFNKIRRNFTLHLSGTPFKALAKGEFTEEQIYNWSYADEQAAKTTWSPEQEEENPYESLPQLNLFTYQMSQMIGEELEKGAQLDGENIDYAFDLSEFFATDDKGKFIHEQDVRNWLDTLSSNEKYPFSTKELRNELKHTFWLLERVASAKALKALLEEHPIYENYEIVLAAGDGRMSEEDDKVKLKSLDLVRKAIAENDKTITLSVGQLTTGVTIPEWTGVLMLSNLKSPAIYMQAAFRAQNPYSWSDNKGNHFRKERAYVFDFAPERTLILFDEFANNLSLATAGGGGTSATREENIRELLNFFPVIAEDRAGKMVEIDAKAVLTIPRQIKAREVLKRGFMSNLLFDNISGIFQASQTVLDILNELPVEKEGKLQTPSDLLDFSGVKVDDEGNAVVDHEIVVNQQTRLFGEKVYGLGQSVVELVTKDEERTQKQLVNDLSKTVSSVIVEELKAGYDLKTRETDQIKKQIVATFENEVRKNEIERKISEAHIKEELQQQLKEENDKEQKDKIQEVLEKRLEENNLIHKEKLEQTLKKEVERMPEKFIEQVEIKRVEQLKQSAQDEIRDHLRGFARTIPSFIMAYGDQSLTLDNFDTFVPEHVFFEVTGITIDQFRYLRDGGQDFAGHLFDRATFDEAIQEFLRKKEELADYFKDQKEDIFDYIPPQKTNQIFTPKRVVKRMVDDLEKENPGIFDDPSKTFIDLYMKSGLYIAELVKRLYNSNGLKEAFPNPEDRLKHILENQVYGFAPSEIIYNISTNFIFGNLSQDISRRNFVLEDTIPAAKEGRIQELVDRYFEYN, encoded by the coding sequence TTGATGGTAAAAATTAAAACCTCAAAAAAGATCCATCCTAAAATCTATGCCTACACTACCCCTACGGTAACCAGCAATGAGGGCTGGATTAAGATTGGTTATACAGAGCGAGATGTTACGCAACGGATTAAAGAACAAACGCATACTGCTCATATAGATACAGATGTCTTATGGACTGGGGATGCAGCTTATACGGAAGAACCTGATAAGGGAAAGACTTTTAAGGACCATGATTTCCACCATTTCCTTTCTTTCCATGATGTGGAACGTCGTCCTAAGACGGAATGGTTCTATTTTAATGGGACACCTGAAAAATCTAAAACTCTTTTTGATAAGTTTGTTCAGCATGATTTGTCAGGTTATCAGCCAGGAAAAGGTCAGGACTATACCCTTCGCCAAGAGCAAGAAGAAGCAGTTTCTAAGACCTTAGCTTATTTCAAGAATCATCTAGGAGGGAAGTTCCTCTGGAATGCCAAGCCACGCTTTGGTAAAACCTTATCTACCTATGACCTAGCTCGCCGAATGGATGCTGTCAATGTCCTGATTGTCACAAACAGACCTGCCATTGCCAACTCATGGTACGATGATTTTGAAAAATTCATAGCAGGTCAAACAACTTACAAGTTTGTTTCAGAAACAGACAGTCTTAAAAATCGCCCAACCTTGTCACGTAAAGAATTTGTTGGTATTTTAGATGATGATGTAAGACAACTTGCTTTTATCAGTCTCCAAGACTTGAAAGGCTCTGCTTATCTTGGTGGAGAGCACAATAAACTCAAATGGGTTACAGATCTTCATTGGGATTTGTTAGTTATCGATGAAGCTCATGAAGGTGTTGCTACCTTCAAGACAGATCAGGCCTTTAATAAGATCCGTCGTAACTTTACCTTGCATCTATCAGGAACTCCATTTAAGGCATTGGCAAAGGGAGAATTTACCGAGGAGCAGATCTACAACTGGTCTTACGCTGATGAGCAGGCAGCTAAAACTACTTGGTCGCCTGAGCAAGAAGAGGAAAACCCATATGAAAGCTTGCCTCAGTTAAATCTCTTTACTTATCAAATGTCTCAGATGATTGGTGAGGAGTTAGAAAAAGGTGCTCAACTAGATGGAGAGAACATCGACTATGCTTTTGACTTGAGTGAATTTTTCGCTACAGATGATAAAGGGAAATTTATCCATGAGCAAGATGTCAGAAATTGGTTAGATACTCTATCAAGCAATGAAAAATATCCATTTTCAACTAAAGAACTTCGGAACGAACTCAAGCATACTTTTTGGTTGTTAGAACGTGTAGCCTCAGCTAAGGCTTTAAAAGCACTACTAGAAGAACATCCCATCTATGAGAACTATGAGATTGTGTTAGCTGCTGGTGACGGGCGTATGTCCGAGGAAGATGATAAGGTCAAACTCAAATCCCTAGACTTGGTTAGAAAAGCGATAGCAGAGAATGACAAAACCATTACCCTATCCGTCGGTCAGTTGACGACAGGTGTGACGATCCCTGAATGGACAGGCGTATTGATGTTATCAAACTTGAAATCACCTGCCATTTATATGCAGGCTGCCTTCCGTGCTCAAAATCCATACTCATGGAGCGATAACAAAGGAAATCACTTCCGCAAAGAAAGAGCCTATGTATTTGACTTTGCGCCAGAAAGAACCCTGATTCTCTTTGATGAGTTTGCAAATAACTTATCACTTGCGACTGCAGGAGGTGGTGGAACTTCCGCAACTCGCGAAGAAAACATCAGAGAACTCTTAAATTTCTTCCCTGTGATAGCAGAAGACCGTGCTGGTAAGATGGTTGAAATTGATGCTAAGGCAGTTCTGACTATACCGCGTCAGATAAAAGCTAGGGAAGTCCTCAAACGAGGTTTTATGTCCAATCTCTTATTTGATAATATCAGCGGCATTTTCCAAGCTAGTCAAACAGTTCTAGACATCTTAAATGAACTACCAGTTGAAAAGGAAGGCAAGTTACAAACACCTTCTGATTTACTAGACTTTTCAGGTGTTAAAGTGGATGACGAGGGAAATGCAGTGGTTGACCATGAAATCGTGGTCAATCAACAAACGCGACTTTTTGGTGAAAAAGTTTATGGACTTGGACAGTCTGTTGTTGAACTAGTCACAAAAGATGAGGAACGAACTCAAAAACAGTTGGTTAATGACTTGAGTAAGACCGTTTCTTCAGTAATTGTAGAGGAATTGAAAGCTGGATATGATCTGAAAACTCGGGAAACAGACCAGATCAAGAAACAAATCGTGGCAACATTTGAGAACGAAGTTCGAAAAAATGAGATAGAACGTAAAATTTCTGAAGCTCATATCAAGGAAGAGTTGCAACAACAGCTCAAGGAAGAAAATGATAAAGAGCAAAAAGATAAGATTCAAGAAGTTCTTGAAAAACGTTTAGAAGAAAATAATCTCATTCATAAAGAAAAACTAGAACAAACACTCAAAAAAGAAGTGGAAAGAATGCCCGAGAAGTTTATAGAACAGGTTGAGATAAAACGTGTGGAACAGTTGAAACAATCAGCCCAAGATGAGATTCGAGACCATCTTCGAGGATTTGCACGAACAATTCCAAGTTTCATCATGGCCTACGGTGATCAATCTCTAACACTTGATAATTTTGACACCTTTGTTCCTGAGCATGTCTTCTTTGAAGTGACTGGTATAACGATTGACCAATTTCGTTATTTGAGAGATGGTGGGCAGGATTTTGCAGGACATCTCTTTGATCGAGCAACATTTGATGAAGCCATCCAAGAATTTCTTCGCAAGAAAGAGGAGTTGGCAGATTATTTTAAAGATCAAAAAGAAGATATTTTCGACTATATTCCACCACAAAAAACCAACCAGATTTTCACTCCTAAACGGGTAGTGAAGAGAATGGTAGATGATCTTGAGAAAGAAAACCCAGGAATCTTCGATGACCCATCTAAGACATTTATTGATTTGTACATGAAGTCAGGTCTCTATATTGCAGAACTTGTTAAGCGACTATATAACAGCAATGGCTTGAAAGAAGCCTTTCCAAATCCTGAAGACCGCTTAAAACATATCCTAGAAAATCAAGTTTATGGATTCGCGCCTTCAGAGATTATTTATAACATTTCGACGAATTTTATCTTTGGAAATCTCTCTCAAGATATCAGTAGAAGGAACTTTGTTTTAGAAGATACTATCCCTGCTGCCAAAGAAGGTAGAATTCAGGAATTGGTTGATAGATATTTTGAATACAATTAA
- a CDS encoding ABC-F family ATP-binding cassette domain-containing protein, protein MIILQANKIERSFAGELLFDNINLQVDERDRIALVGKNGAGKSTLLKILVGEEEPTSGEINKKKDVSLSYLAQDSRFESENTIYDEMLHVFDDLRRTERQLRQMELEMGEKSGENLDKLMVDYDRLSENFRQAGGFTYEADIRAILNGFKFDETMWQMKIAELSGGQNTRLALAKMLLEKPNLLVLDEPTNHLDIETIAWLENYLVNYSGALIIVSHDRYFLDKVATVTLDLTKHSLDRYVGNYSRFVELKEQKLATEAKNYEKQQKEIAALEDFVNRNLVRASTTKRAQSRRKQLEKMERLDKPEAGKKSANMTFQSEKTSGNVVLTVENAAVGYDGVILSEPINLDLRKMNAIAIVGPNGIGKSTFIKSIVDQIPFIKGEKRFGANVEVGYYDQTQSKLTASNTVLDELWNDFKLTPEVEIRNRLGAFLFSGDDVKKSVGMLSGGEKARLLLAKLSMENNNFLILDEPTNHLDIDSKEVLENALIDFDGTLLFVSHDRYFINRVATHVLELSENGSTLYLGDYDYYVDKKAEVEMIQTEQPSTSNKEKEASPVNDYQAQKESQKEARKLMRQIESLETEIEALEAQTQAISEQMLETNDAEKLMELQAELDKISHRQEEAMLEWEELSEQV, encoded by the coding sequence ATGATTATTTTACAAGCCAATAAAATTGAACGTTCTTTTGCAGGCGAGCTTTTGTTTGATAATATAAACCTGCAAGTAGATGAACGAGATCGGATTGCCCTCGTTGGGAAAAATGGTGCAGGAAAGTCGACTCTGTTGAAGATTTTAGTTGGAGAAGAGGAGCCAACTAGTGGAGAAATCAATAAGAAAAAAGATGTTTCTCTGTCTTACCTAGCCCAAGATAGCCGTTTTGAGTCTGAAAATACCATCTACGATGAAATGCTCCATGTTTTTGATGATTTACGTCGAACGGAGAGACAACTACGTCAGATGGAATTGGAAATGGGTGAAAAGTCTGGTGAGAATTTGGATAAACTGATGGTGGATTATGATCGTTTGTCAGAAAATTTCCGTCAGGCTGGTGGTTTTACCTACGAAGCTGATATTCGAGCGATTTTAAATGGTTTCAAGTTTGATGAGACTATGTGGCAGATGAAAATTGCTGAGCTTTCAGGTGGTCAAAATACTCGTCTGGCACTGGCTAAAATGCTCCTTGAAAAGCCCAATCTCTTGGTCTTGGACGAGCCGACCAACCACTTGGATATCGAAACCATTGCCTGGTTGGAGAATTATTTGGTGAACTATAGCGGTGCCCTGATTATTGTTAGCCACGACCGTTATTTTTTGGACAAGGTTGCGACGGTTACACTGGATTTGACCAAGCATTCCTTGGATCGTTATGTAGGCAATTACTCTCGTTTTGTTGAGTTAAAGGAGCAAAAGCTAGCAACTGAAGCTAAGAACTATGAAAAGCAGCAGAAGGAAATCGCTGCTCTGGAAGACTTTGTCAATCGCAATCTAGTACGAGCTTCAACGACCAAACGTGCCCAATCTCGCCGGAAACAATTGGAAAAAATGGAGCGTTTGGACAAGCCAGAAGCTGGTAAGAAATCAGCCAACATGACCTTCCAGTCAGAAAAAACGTCGGGCAATGTTGTATTGACTGTTGAAAATGCGGCTGTTGGCTATGATGGGGTAATACTTTCAGAGCCTATCAATCTAGACCTTCGTAAGATGAATGCTATTGCCATCGTAGGACCTAATGGCATTGGGAAGTCAACCTTTATCAAGTCAATAGTAGACCAGATCCCTTTTATCAAGGGAGAGAAGCGTTTTGGTGCCAATGTTGAGGTTGGATACTATGATCAGACTCAAAGCAAGCTGACAGCAAGTAATACGGTTCTAGACGAACTTTGGAATGATTTTAAACTGACTCCAGAAGTTGAGATCCGCAACCGCCTTGGTGCCTTTCTTTTCTCAGGAGATGATGTTAAAAAGTCAGTCGGGATGCTGTCAGGTGGCGAGAAAGCTCGTTTGTTGCTTGCCAAACTTTCAATGGAAAATAATAACTTCTTGATTCTTGACGAGCCGACCAACCACTTGGATATTGATAGCAAGGAAGTATTGGAAAATGCCCTGATTGACTTTGATGGAACCCTTCTTTTCGTCAGTCACGACCGTTACTTTATCAACCGTGTTGCCACTCATGTTTTGGAATTGTCTGAGAATGGCTCAACCCTCTACCTTGGAGATTACGACTACTATGTTGATAAGAAAGCAGAAGTAGAAATGATTCAAACTGAGCAACCTTCAACTAGCAACAAAGAAAAAGAAGCAAGTCCAGTCAATGACTACCAAGCCCAGAAAGAAAGTCAAAAAGAAGCTCGCAAACTCATGCGCCAAATAGAGAGTTTAGAGACTGAAATCGAAGCGTTAGAAGCTCAAACTCAAGCCATCTCCGAACAAATGCTGGAAACCAACGATGCCGAAAAACTCATGGAATTGCAAGCTGAACTGGACAAAATTAGCCACCGTCAGGAAGAGGCTATGCTTGAATGGGAAGAATTATCGGAGCAGGTGTAA
- a CDS encoding phospho-sugar mutase: MTYQENYQKWVDFADLPDYLRQDLENMDEKTKEDAFYTNLEFGTAGMRGLIGAGTNRINIYVVRQATEGLARLIESKGGNEKERGVAIAYDSRHFSPEFAFESAAVLAKHGIKSYVFESLRPTPELSFAVRHLNCFAGIMITASHNPAPFNGYKVYGEDGGQMPPHDADALTTYIRAIENPFAVEVADVEAEKTSGLIEVIGEAVDVEYLKEVKDVNINPALIEEFGKDMKIVYTPLHGTGEMLARRALAQAGFDSVQVVEAQATPDPDFSTVKSPNPESQAAFALAEELGRQVGADVLVATDPDADRVGVEVLQKDGSYLNLSGNQIGAIMAKYILEAHKNAGTLPENAALCKSIVSTDLVTKIAESYGATMFNVLTGFKFIAEKIQEFEEKHNHTYMMGFEESFGYLIKPFVRDKDAIQAVLVVAELAAYYRSRGLTLADGIEEIYKEYGYYAEKTISVTLSGVDGAEQIKAIMAKFRDNGPKEFNATAISITEDFKAQTATAADGTVTNLTTPPSDVLKYTLADGSWIAVRPSGTEPKIKFYIAVVGESNEDSQAKIANIEAEINAFVK, translated from the coding sequence ATGACTTACCAAGAAAATTATCAAAAATGGGTCGATTTTGCTGACCTTCCAGACTACCTTCGTCAAGATTTGGAAAATATGGATGAAAAAACAAAGGAAGATGCCTTCTATACCAATCTTGAATTTGGTACTGCTGGTATGCGTGGATTGATCGGAGCTGGTACAAACCGCATCAATATCTATGTTGTTCGTCAAGCAACTGAAGGTTTGGCTCGTTTGATTGAGTCAAAAGGTGGAAATGAAAAAGAACGCGGTGTGGCAATTGCCTACGATAGCCGTCACTTCTCACCAGAATTTGCCTTTGAATCTGCGGCAGTTCTTGCAAAACACGGTATCAAATCTTACGTATTTGAAAGCCTTCGTCCAACTCCAGAACTGTCATTTGCAGTTCGTCACCTCAACTGTTTCGCAGGTATCATGATTACTGCTAGCCACAACCCAGCTCCATTTAATGGTTACAAGGTTTACGGTGAAGACGGTGGACAAATGCCTCCACACGATGCAGATGCTTTGACAACTTATATCCGTGCAATCGAAAATCCATTTGCTGTAGAAGTTGCAGATGTAGAAGCTGAAAAAACTTCTGGCTTGATTGAAGTCATTGGTGAAGCTGTCGATGTAGAATACCTTAAAGAAGTCAAAGATGTTAACATCAACCCAGCCTTGATCGAAGAATTTGGTAAAGACATGAAGATTGTCTACACACCACTTCATGGTACTGGTGAAATGTTGGCCCGTCGCGCTCTTGCTCAAGCAGGATTTGACTCAGTTCAAGTCGTGGAAGCGCAAGCAACTCCAGACCCTGACTTCTCAACTGTTAAGTCTCCTAACCCAGAAAGCCAAGCAGCCTTTGCCCTTGCTGAAGAACTTGGTCGTCAAGTTGGCGCTGATGTTCTTGTTGCAACTGACCCTGACGCTGACCGTGTTGGTGTTGAAGTTCTTCAAAAAGATGGAAGCTACCTCAACCTTTCAGGTAACCAAATCGGCGCTATCATGGCTAAATACATCTTGGAAGCCCACAAAAATGCTGGAACTCTTCCTGAAAATGCTGCTCTCTGCAAATCAATCGTATCAACTGACTTGGTAACGAAGATTGCTGAAAGCTACGGCGCAACCATGTTCAACGTTTTGACAGGTTTCAAATTCATCGCTGAAAAAATCCAAGAATTCGAAGAAAAACACAATCACACTTACATGATGGGATTTGAAGAAAGCTTCGGTTACTTGATCAAACCATTCGTACGTGATAAAGACGCTATCCAAGCCGTTCTAGTCGTTGCTGAACTTGCTGCCTACTACCGTTCACGTGGTTTAACGCTTGCTGACGGTATCGAAGAAATCTACAAAGAATACGGTTACTATGCTGAAAAGACCATCTCTGTGACCCTTTCTGGTGTTGATGGTGCAGAACAAATCAAGGCAATCATGGCTAAATTCCGTGACAATGGTCCGAAAGAATTTAACGCTACTGCTATCTCAATCACAGAAGACTTCAAGGCTCAAACTGCTACTGCTGCTGATGGTACTGTTACAAACTTGACAACTCCTCCAAGTGATGTCTTGAAATACACACTTGCTGATGGTTCATGGATTGCCGTTCGTCCTTCAGGCACAGAACCAAAAATTAAGTTTTACATTGCCGTTGTGGGTGAAAGTAACGAAGATTCACAAGCTAAAATTGCTAACATCGAAGCAGAAATCAATGCTTTTGTAAAATAA
- a CDS encoding GxGYxYP domain-containing protein has protein sequence MNQFLEDIKDLEVTTVVRAQEALDKKETATFFIGRKTCPYCRKFAATLAGVVAETKAHIYFINSEEPSQLNALQDFRSRYGIPTVPGFVHVADGQINVRCDSSMSAQEIKEFAGL, from the coding sequence ATGAATCAGTTTTTAGAAGATATTAAAGACCTTGAAGTGACTACAGTTGTACGCGCCCAAGAAGCACTCGATAAAAAAGAAACTGCAACCTTCTTCATCGGTCGCAAAACTTGCCCTTACTGCCGTAAATTTGCTGCTACATTAGCAGGCGTTGTAGCTGAAACCAAAGCACACATCTACTTCATCAATAGCGAAGAACCTAGTCAACTCAATGCTTTGCAAGATTTCCGTTCACGCTATGGTATCCCAACTGTTCCGGGATTCGTTCATGTTGCTGATGGTCAAATCAATGTCCGTTGCGACTCTTCAATGTCCGCACAAGAAATCAAAGAATTTGCAGGATTGTAA
- the vicK gene encoding cell wall metabolism sensor histidine kinase VicK, with protein MIEDIRQTILNSDFIFILILLGFILVVTLLLLENRRDNIRLKQINQKIKDLIAGDYSRVLDMQGSSEITNITNNLNDLSEVIRLTQENLEQETKRLNSILSYMTDGVLATNRRGQITMINDMAKKQLGIVKEEALNKSILELLKIEDEYELRDLITQIPELMIDSQNANGEYLSLRVRFALIRRESGFISGLVAVLHDTTEQEKEERERRLFVSNVSHELRTPLTSVKSYLEALDEGALYDPVAPDFIKVSLDETNRMMRMVTDLLHLSRIDNATTRLDVELINFTAFITFILNRFDKMRSQDEEKKYELVRDYPINSVWIEIDTDKMTQVIDNILNNAIKYSPDGGKITVSMKTTEDQMILSIKDQGLGIPKQDLPKIFDRFYRVDRARSRAQGGTGLGLAIAKEIIKQHNGFIWAKSEYGKGSTFTIVLPYDKDAVKEEVWEDEVED; from the coding sequence ATGATTGAAGATATTAGACAAACGATTCTAAACAGTGATTTTATCTTTATCCTGATTTTACTTGGCTTTATCTTGGTGGTAACCTTGTTGTTACTGGAAAATCGTCGGGATAATATTCGTCTAAAGCAGATTAATCAAAAGATTAAAGATTTGATTGCAGGAGATTATTCTCGAGTTTTGGATATGCAAGGAAGCTCTGAAATCACCAACATCACCAATAACCTCAATGATTTGTCTGAGGTCATTCGTTTAACACAGGAAAATCTGGAGCAAGAAACAAAAAGGCTTAACAGTATTCTTTCTTATATGACAGATGGAGTTCTTGCAACCAATCGCCGTGGTCAGATTACCATGATTAACGATATGGCTAAGAAACAGCTGGGTATCGTAAAAGAAGAAGCATTGAACAAAAGCATCCTAGAATTGCTTAAGATAGAGGATGAATATGAACTGCGTGACCTCATTACACAGATTCCTGAATTGATGATTGATTCCCAAAATGCTAATGGAGAATATCTTAGTCTTCGTGTGCGTTTTGCACTCATTCGTCGTGAGTCTGGATTCATCTCTGGTTTGGTTGCCGTTTTGCACGATACGACTGAACAGGAGAAGGAAGAGCGTGAACGGAGACTCTTCGTGTCCAATGTTAGCCATGAGTTGAGGACTCCTTTGACGAGTGTTAAATCTTATCTTGAAGCCTTGGACGAGGGAGCCTTGTATGATCCTGTTGCTCCTGATTTTATCAAGGTTTCGCTTGATGAAACCAACCGTATGATGCGGATGGTGACAGATCTCTTGCATCTCTCTCGTATTGATAATGCGACTACTCGGTTGGATGTGGAATTGATTAATTTTACAGCCTTCATCACCTTTATCCTCAATCGTTTTGATAAGATGAGAAGTCAGGATGAGGAGAAAAAATATGAGCTGGTTAGAGATTATCCTATCAATTCAGTTTGGATCGAGATTGATACCGATAAGATGACTCAGGTGATTGATAATATTCTCAACAATGCCATCAAGTACTCACCAGATGGTGGGAAAATTACTGTCAGCATGAAAACCACTGAAGACCAGATGATTTTATCTATCAAAGACCAAGGTCTAGGTATTCCAAAGCAAGATTTGCCGAAGATTTTTGACCGCTTTTATCGTGTGGATCGTGCAAGAAGTCGGGCTCAAGGTGGTACTGGTCTAGGTCTGGCTATTGCCAAGGAAATTATCAAACAACACAATGGCTTTATTTGGGCCAAAAGTGAATACGGTAAGGGATCAACCTTTACCATTGTGCTCCCTTATGATAAGGATGCCGTAAAAGAAGAAGTCTGGGAGGATGAAGTAGAAGACTAG
- a CDS encoding MBL fold metallo-hydrolase, whose amino-acid sequence MSEIGFKYSILASGSSGNSFYLETPKKKILVDAGLSGKKITSLLAEINRKPEDLDAILITHEHSDHIHGVGVLARKYGMDLYANEKTWQAMENSKYLGKVDSSQKHIFEMGKTKTFGDIDIESFGVSHDAAAPQFYRFMKDDKSFVMLTDTGYVSDRMAGIVENADGYLIESNHDVEILRAGSYAWRLKQRILSDLGHLSNEDGAEAMIRAMGNRTKKIYLGHLSKENNIKELAHMTMVNQLAQADLGVGVDFKVYDTSPDTATPLTDI is encoded by the coding sequence ATGAGTGAAATAGGCTTTAAATACAGTATTTTAGCATCAGGTTCCAGTGGAAATTCCTTTTATCTGGAAACCCCAAAAAAGAAAATCTTAGTGGATGCAGGCTTGTCTGGTAAGAAAATTACCAGCCTGCTAGCTGAAATCAATCGCAAACCAGAAGATTTGGATGCGATTTTGATTACGCACGAGCATTCAGACCATATTCATGGAGTCGGTGTATTGGCTCGAAAGTATGGTATGGATCTTTACGCCAATGAAAAAACTTGGCAGGCTATGGAAAATAGCAAGTACCTCGGTAAGGTTGATTCATCCCAGAAGCACATTTTTGAAATGGGTAAAACCAAAACCTTTGGCGATATTGACATTGAGAGTTTTGGGGTCAGCCACGATGCGGCAGCACCCCAGTTTTACCGCTTTATGAAAGACGACAAGAGCTTTGTCATGCTGACCGATACAGGTTATGTTAGTGACCGTATGGCAGGAATTGTCGAGAATGCTGACGGTTACCTCATCGAGTCCAACCACGATGTGGAGATCCTGCGAGCAGGTTCTTATGCTTGGCGACTCAAACAGCGAATCCTATCTGATCTTGGTCACCTCTCTAACGAAGACGGTGCTGAGGCCATGATTCGTGCAATGGGAAATCGGACTAAGAAAATCTATCTTGGGCATTTATCCAAAGAGAACAATATCAAGGAACTGGCTCATATGACCATGGTCAATCAGCTAGCACAAGCTGATCTGGGTGTAGGAGTGGACTTTAAGGTTTACGATACTTCCCCAGATACCGCAACACCACTGACAGATATATAA